The Hemicordylus capensis ecotype Gifberg chromosome 6, rHemCap1.1.pri, whole genome shotgun sequence genome window below encodes:
- the TMEM107 gene encoding transmembrane protein 107 isoform X7, protein MPLVNGLVPSRFLTLTAHLVIVITIFWSRENNVRASLPLQCTQQEYETRDTEMVVALSVTLGLFAIELAGFFSGVSMFNNVQSLLSIGAHASASITLLFFLFEQLDGSLYWWVFAFCSTGSPA, encoded by the exons ATGCCTCTGGTCAATGGGCTGGTCCCGTCGCGATTCCTGACCCTCACAGCCCACCTGGTCATTGTAATCACCATCTTCTGGTCCAGG GAGAATAATGTCCGTGCTTCCCTGCCCCTGCAGTGCACCCAGCAAGAGTATGAGACCCGGGACACGGA GATGGTGGTGGCGCTGTCGGTAACCCTTGGACTCTTTGCTATAGAGCTGGCTGGCTTCTTTTCCGGGGTGTCCATGTTCAACAATGTGCAAAGCCTCCTCT CCATCGGGGCCCACGCTTCCGCTTCCATCACgttgctcttcttcctctttgaaCAGCTGGATGGCAGCCTCTACTGGTGGGTCTTTGCCTTTTGCAG
- the LOC128329007 gene encoding transcription factor HES-7.1-A-like isoform X2, which translates to MKMTSQKWESKEEKKLLKPLMEKRRRDRMNQSLDRLRVLLFEATQDERLKNPKVEKAEILQKTVQFLKTQPLSETKHKEDALLQRYHSGYRECLTQATHFLRASPGICTGKKAYLMEHICHCMEKIAASPRAELHRPPPPPPAANPSYELPQRYSPDVFAGCSPPLGGAAYVLHPPPTGYPASQGLQARVGGPAQQEGCSRAQQNKLSETRNSAAQSPLQALNVWRPWP; encoded by the exons ATGAAGATGACAAGCCAGAAGTGGGAAAGCAAAGAGGAGAAGAAG ctGCTGAAGCCCTTGATGGAGAAGCGGCGCAGGGACCGCATGAACCAGAGCCTCGACCGCCTGCGCGTCTTGCTCTTCGAAGCCACGCAGGACGAG AGACTTAAAAACCCTAAAGTTGAAAAGGCAGAAATTTTGCAAAAAACAGTTCAGTTTCTGAAGACGCAGCCTTTATCAG AGACTAAGCACAAAGAGGACGCCCTCTTGCAGAGATACCACAGTGGCTACAGGGAGTGTCTCACCCAAGCGACCCACTTCCTCCGAGCCAGCCCGGGCATTTGCACGGGCAAAAAGGCCTACCTGATGGAGCACATTTGCCACTGCATGGAGAAGATCGCGGCCAGCCCCCGGGCGGAGCTGCACCGGCCgccacccccgccgcccgccgccaACCCCAGCTACGAGCTGCCGCAGCGCTACAGCCCCGATGTGTTCGCTGGGTGCAGCCCGCCCCTCGGGGGTGCTGCGTACGTCCTGCACCCGCCTCCCACCGGTTACCCCGCCAGCCAAGGACTCCAGGCCCGGGTCGGCGGCCCAGCCCAGCAGGAGGGCTGCAGCCGGGCTCAGCAGAACAAACTCTCGGAAACGCGGAATTCCGCAGCACAGTCCCCCCTGCAGGCGCTGAACGTTTGGAGGCCCTGGCCTTGA
- the TMEM107 gene encoding transmembrane protein 107 isoform X8, protein MPLVNGLVPSRFLTLTAHLVIVITIFWSRENNVRASLPLQCTQQEYETRDTEMVVALSVTLGLFAIELAGFFSGVSMFNNVQSLLSIGAHASASITLLFFLFEQLDGSLYWWVFAFCRLGV, encoded by the exons ATGCCTCTGGTCAATGGGCTGGTCCCGTCGCGATTCCTGACCCTCACAGCCCACCTGGTCATTGTAATCACCATCTTCTGGTCCAGG GAGAATAATGTCCGTGCTTCCCTGCCCCTGCAGTGCACCCAGCAAGAGTATGAGACCCGGGACACGGA GATGGTGGTGGCGCTGTCGGTAACCCTTGGACTCTTTGCTATAGAGCTGGCTGGCTTCTTTTCCGGGGTGTCCATGTTCAACAATGTGCAAAGCCTCCTCT CCATCGGGGCCCACGCTTCCGCTTCCATCACgttgctcttcttcctctttgaaCAGCTGGATGGCAGCCTCTACTGGTGGGTCTTTGCCTTTTGCAG
- the LOC128329007 gene encoding transcription factor HES-7.1-like isoform X1, with product MKMTSQKWESKEEKKLLKPLMEKRRRDRMNQSLDRLRVLLFEATQDERLKNPKVEKAEILQKTVQFLKTQPLSGFFKCHLKCFALWETKHKEDALLQRYHSGYRECLTQATHFLRASPGICTGKKAYLMEHICHCMEKIAASPRAELHRPPPPPPAANPSYELPQRYSPDVFAGCSPPLGGAAYVLHPPPTGYPASQGLQARVGGPAQQEGCSRAQQNKLSETRNSAAQSPLQALNVWRPWP from the exons ATGAAGATGACAAGCCAGAAGTGGGAAAGCAAAGAGGAGAAGAAG ctGCTGAAGCCCTTGATGGAGAAGCGGCGCAGGGACCGCATGAACCAGAGCCTCGACCGCCTGCGCGTCTTGCTCTTCGAAGCCACGCAGGACGAG AGACTTAAAAACCCTAAAGTTGAAAAGGCAGAAATTTTGCAAAAAACAGTTCAGTTTCTGAAGACGCAGCCTTTATCAG GTTTCTTTAAATGCCACCTCAAATGTTTTGCATTGTGGG AGACTAAGCACAAAGAGGACGCCCTCTTGCAGAGATACCACAGTGGCTACAGGGAGTGTCTCACCCAAGCGACCCACTTCCTCCGAGCCAGCCCGGGCATTTGCACGGGCAAAAAGGCCTACCTGATGGAGCACATTTGCCACTGCATGGAGAAGATCGCGGCCAGCCCCCGGGCGGAGCTGCACCGGCCgccacccccgccgcccgccgccaACCCCAGCTACGAGCTGCCGCAGCGCTACAGCCCCGATGTGTTCGCTGGGTGCAGCCCGCCCCTCGGGGGTGCTGCGTACGTCCTGCACCCGCCTCCCACCGGTTACCCCGCCAGCCAAGGACTCCAGGCCCGGGTCGGCGGCCCAGCCCAGCAGGAGGGCTGCAGCCGGGCTCAGCAGAACAAACTCTCGGAAACGCGGAATTCCGCAGCACAGTCCCCCCTGCAGGCGCTGAACGTTTGGAGGCCCTGGCCTTGA